gggtcGGCTACCTGTAATTAAGCAAACCAACTCGGGCTGCAGCTAACTATTATTTTAACTCTttcgctgccattgacggctgttgaattcaaatatccatgttcacatggaggactggcagtgaatcaATTTATCAATTATTCTTTGATCAATTGATGAATCTAATTTAAAAGCGATTTCCATCCCTTaattcaaaaacacatttcaaattgacagcgcagaaatgtttttttctttgcaaagatgtttgcaaatgtcttatttggggaaagataatcagtctgctttcatggatgacaacagaaatcggagaatatttactgttgagaggctgaagtttttggacaattctaagttaaacaatgtctcGAAACGATTAACCAATGATCAAAATAGTCGTGGATTAATTTGATAGTGAAgcagttgtcgattaatcgatttgTTCCACCTCTAGGGCCAACTGTCCACTTGTTTCCAGTCCTAATGCTAAGCTAACATGCTACATTGCTATACagtcactgtccaatgaaaaacaatttggTTTCCAGTAGCGACACTAAAAATCCGTCCAATTGTTTCCAGTCTCAATGTTTAACTAAAATGCGACAATCTATCATGATTTTGTGGATAAGCAGTTTAGAGAATGGCTGGATGAAAAATCCTAATTTTAATTTCATGTAAAAATCGAGACCAACTTTCAATGGCCTTAAATTTGGCAATTGGCAcgctatactgtacatttgtatgTCACGTTAAGTAACCTGCATCCTCCGTCCCAACAAAATGTCACAGCTTTCCTGAGGTCAAACCCGCTGGACCGAAAGGTgcaggttgccatggcaactagGCAATGGAAAATAACCTTTCTGGCCACATTGCTCGAGGGGATTTAATGACGGACAACAGCACccaggtcttttttttccccccagtctgCAGTGTGTGGCTGCCATTCGATCCTGCGGTTATTGCAGTGTTAACTCTCATCATGAACACGGAGCGTATTATGATCCAGACGTCAAGTCTCCACTGAAATATGATACGATTGAAATATGACACAAGACAGGAGATTTTAGgcgcaggattttttttttttttttttaacattgcaagATGACAAATTTAACAGGACATTTGCCTCACATGATATATGGGGGGGACACTAgtcattttcacaatttgagaaatgtttttttataacattttaGTAATTAACCGTAGATAATTGATActgataaaacatttaaaacccaAAAATGTATTCCAGTCCAAAGGATTTATTTACCATCATTTCATTTACcagtatagtttttttttttttttaaacacttgatgggcaatatttcatttttaagggTTTACCAGTATAATAGGGAAAACTACTCAATAAATacttcaaacaaatgtattatgCGCCaaaattcaaagaaatattCCAGTCATAAATTTTAAGAGTTTTtacatgcattgtaaaaaaattaaaagatatacgttaaataaatagttaattttCAAGCGTGACTGACAAGTATTATACACTTAAataaacccattttttttttaaattaaaccccagaaattattatatattttcccCAGAAATTATCATCTATTTTCCCAATTTAAGTAGTGGCGGGCAACAAATTTCCACTGCATTATATAGTGAGGAGGGTGGAAAGACAATCTCTAATGACACTTAAGGGAGAGCTGAGCAAACAGCCTGTTAATGAGCTCTCAGAACGGCCGACGTATCGATCGACGAGCTGAGAGGCAAACAAAAGACGTTAACAAGCTTCAAACCGCACACGAGCAAAACGTTTGCTAAACGTTTGGCAAACAAACCACCGGCAGGCACCGAACCCGGAAGCTGACGTCATCGCCAAGCGCTGAAGTGACCAACGCCCAGAAAAGTTGGacgaaacactttttttaacgTCGGCTTACTGTCAATAGGCTGACTTTTACCACTTAACACGAGCAAAAGAAGGAGCCACGCTAGCAAattcaaatctattttttttttttattcgtttTACAGGCCAGGGAAGCACAAGCCGCGTTTGAGAGCACAACACGACGGGATAACGAATCAGAGTCGTCTAGCTCGAAAGTGAGCATAAGCGTGGAAATATTGGCCCAATTGGGGATTTAGTAGCACTCACCTCctctaaaagaaacaaaaagaagttTAGTTGAAAAGAAAAGACGTCAGAAACTTCAACCACCGTGAGCTTCCGTCTCTCCGTCACGTGATAGAGGCACACCCATTGGGGCGGTGACAGTAAGTGACGTCATTCACACTCGGCCCTCCCGCACCCACTTGGCAAACTAAAAACTGTTAGATTATATATTATAAACTCACGTTGAATAAATATAGCAAGCGGATTGAACATTTGAAAGCCAAATTTGAAAATCCAGAATTAGCATTTTAACATAGTATAATGCCTGAACTCTTGAGTGTGGGCCGATACAAGTATTTACATCACTTTGATTTGGGAAGGTCTTTTATACACacttgtaaaacaataaaaacacattttaacacataatatattgagagagacaGTAAGAGCAATGGATGGcacaaaacatttgcacaatttacccccccaaaaaaagaaaatagatgaacAACTGTATTAACACTTGCCCCAAAAATCTGTGACATGGCGAGACCGCGAAacatgaaccgcgatatagcgcgGGATTACTGTCGTGGAAATGACATTTTGGATAGTTCGAATTTTCATTCATGATGTCTGCAACTGTGACTCGTCGAAAGGACAGCAAGCGATAGCTGTACTTCAGTTTTACCCGTTCAAAGCGCAACGCCATATCGCCTCCGACCAATGACGTCACTTACTTTTGCCGTTCATGTGTACGGGGTTTCTCGCTACATTTATTCacaattcagttgcagataTCTGTAAATCCAGTTTGAGATATCGACAACGTCATTTCGCTTAGTCAAAAATCAATTGAAGATATCTGAAAATGGACATGTAGATATcttaaattctaaacatctgcAACACAATTTTAGTCCAGCTGTCAAATATTCGATGGAATATGTTTTTCTACACAGGTAGTGGTTTTGTACATTACATTCCTGagggagggggggcggggggggggacatcTTTTGTTCATCTAAAAATTTGTACCCACGAAGGAAAAtcagtaaaaatataaaaaaatggcaAGGTTGAAAGACTGACAAGAAAAGTAACATCACAGTGATTCAAGCATGTCAGATTGATGTTCCAAATCAATCGGGGGGGGTCCTGCTCTATGACACAACAAAGTCAGCGGGGCGTTCTCTTTGGGGTCTTCGCTGCGTTGTGACTTTTTGTTTATATAAACGGGAAGCCTCGCTAGCTGCCTCTGGGCTATTTCTCGCAAAGCGAAAACATGCTGGTCTTTTGCAACATGGATTTTTGTCACTTCACGAAACAACAGACTTGGCTGACGTACACTTTACTTGGAAATATCGGACCATGAAAGGAAACATTTTATGTTGAATGCCGTTGAGCGTTCACACAATTAGagtggccttgagtttgacgccTGCGACTTAGCTGACTTCAAACAATTTGAATACGAGCaaataaaaagtgcattttccataatatgtccccctTTGATTCAGATTCATTGCTCTAAGTAGTCTGAGATGAAATAAGGACCTTAGAAAGACATTCAAAGTGGATTGACTTCGTGCTTCAGAGTCCATTGCGTTGAACATTCATGGAGGACACGGCGCGCGCAGCGGCGCTGCTTCTACTGCGGGTGAATGCACAGGAAGGCCCGCTTGTGCTTGCCGTAGTAGTAGGACTCCACGCTGAAGTTGTTGGACTCCACCACCTCCTTGTAGTGGCTGACGGCGTGCACCAGGCAATCGGGGAAGCAGCGGTTGAGCGTGAGGGCCACCGCCATCATGTTGCCCTTCAGCCTCTGCTGCTCGATCTGCTCGTAGATCCGGGTCTTGTCGATGGGCTGCGGGTCCACGCAGAACGACACCACCACCTTGATCTTGTTGCCGGTCACGAGCTCGAACCAGTTGGCCCCGCCGCTGCCGTGGAACTTGCGTCCCGCCAGCCAGTTGTAGAAGAAGATGCGCTCGCGGCTGTTGAAGGCGCGCACCGACCACTTGACCCAGTCGTACTTCTTGACCAGCGTGGCCAGGAGCGAACGCGTGAAGTCCTCGCCGACCCTGCACGTGTCCTCCTTGAGCACGTCCTCCAGGTCCAGCTTGGCCTGGTCCACGAAGGTCTCCGTGCAGTGGTCCACGGCGGCTTTCATGCGCTTCTCCACCGCCTCCATCCTGTCCTGCCACTTGGTCATCATGCCCGTTTCCACCACGCCTTCCTTGAGGGCGGCGTAGCCCATGACGGCGATGAGGCCGACCACGAAGAGCTTCTTGAGCCGAGCGCAGAAGTCCTCCACCGCCCTCCGGCTCCTCTGCTCCGTGGTCACCACGGTGTCCAGCATGGGGTCCCCCGCCGTGTTCTCCCCCACGACGGCGTTGTAGAGGGCGTCCAAGTTCAAGTCGGCCTCGGTGTTCTCGTAATACTTGATGaacttctccttcttcttctccttcatgCTCGGCTTAGCGTTGATGAACTCCTGGAACTTCTCGTACTGGCCCAGCATGTGGGCCTCGCGATCAAAGCTCTGCTTGTTCATCGACGTCCTCTGCAGCTCCAGGGCGATCTGGTCGATCTCGCTCTGGATCCCAACCAGCTTCTGGTTGACCTGCTCGATCTTCTGGCTCAGGTAGATGGCCTCCTTGCTCTCCGGGTTGCTGAGGATCTCGGCCGAGGCCATGAAGACCGCCTCCAGGATGGGGTGCAGCTGGCCCACGGTGGCGGCCAGAACCTCGGACGCCTGCCCCATGATGTCCACCCCTTTCTCGATCTTGTCCTTGTTGTCCACCAGCCAGTTCGCTACGCTGTTCATGGTTGCGCGATTTAACGGCCGCTAGCTAACGGCGACAATATGATTCTGCCACAGCCGGAGACGTTCCTGAAAGGAGACCAAGGGGGAAAcccttaaaggagacatttatGCCAGAACCGGTTTCTGACCTAAAAGCGAAGACACCAGACAAGCATTTTgcgaaaagaaacatgtcaacaGTGACTTTTATGTGCTTTTTGTCACACCTCAAactacaaaacaagaaaaacaagactgagaaagggcttttgatggcaaaataatcctTTATTTACAGATAAACAACTAAGAAACACGCCGTCAGCGATGAACGTCAGCTGCTTTTGTACATGCTGTTCTCCATTCGCTCCGTGAACTGCGTCGTCTTTTCTCGCCACCGTTATACACACTTCCTAATACCTACCgcgacacatactctgtttatgCCTTACATATGCATCCTCTGTCCGAGTTTCGTTGGCTGAACTtgatcttctactcaaaagctgtgctgagctCAAAACCAAAGGGATGACACTTGATTGGCGGACGGACACCAAAATATGCGCTCAAACACGTCACTTTTCCCATCACGTGTCGCTTTTAAGAAGCTCACTAACGTCACTGGCAGGCACGAGCGCCAAGAACCGGACCTCGTCCCGACACGCAAAACCTCCTCCGGGTCGTGTCCGCACACGTCGGCATCGCGCCGCAAaagtgcatgcacacacatgcagacacacacatgaaccTAATGTCGTCTTTACGATCGCTCATTTCTAACAAAAGCTCGGAGCCAATGTAAACACAGATGTTCGCAGAGGAGGAAACTAGGTGGGGGATTTTACTGCGCTAGCACGTCACTTATCGTGTCAACTTGAGAAAAGACACACCCGGGAGATGATCTAAGTTTCGCTTTTACTCCCTGGGGTGTCCGTGTTGTGTTGAGGGGGAAAAAGGCACACCCAAGCCTGGCGCACTTGTGCAACCTTGTaatcgcacgcacgcacagtgTACAttgccttgtgtgtgtttttgtatgacAAAAAGACAAGTGAGGGTTTCTGTCGTGTTGCGGGTCGAACCCGTTTTCAAGTTGAAAACGCTGCAAAACacaattgtcattttaattCCTTTTATGTTTTATACTTGCTCTTATATagatagatttttttctcaCCAAAGTTACACACATTTtctaatatacacacacatatatatatatatatatatatatatatatatacatttttctttttttccacaaaataagGAGGCCCTTatcttttgtttgtcttttggatagctttttttttttttttatttgtttaaatcgGAGGCCCTCgtttgtatatataaatatttttgtaattaaaaatgttttctttttcttttttgggaggacatactaaaaaatgtttattcaacaaaaatata
The genomic region above belongs to Phyllopteryx taeniolatus isolate TA_2022b chromosome 6, UOR_Ptae_1.2, whole genome shotgun sequence and contains:
- the rpz5 gene encoding rapunzel 5; its protein translation is MNSVANWLVDNKDKIEKGVDIMGQASEVLAATVGQLHPILEAVFMASAEILSNPESKEAIYLSQKIEQVNQKLVGIQSEIDQIALELQRTSMNKQSFDREAHMLGQYEKFQEFINAKPSMKEKKKEKFIKYYENTEADLNLDALYNAVVGENTAGDPMLDTVVTTEQRSRRAVEDFCARLKKLFVVGLIAVMGYAALKEGVVETGMMTKWQDRMEAVEKRMKAAVDHCTETFVDQAKLDLEDVLKEDTCRVGEDFTRSLLATLVKKYDWVKWSVRAFNSRERIFFYNWLAGRKFHGSGGANWFELVTGNKIKVVVSFCVDPQPIDKTRIYEQIEQQRLKGNMMAVALTLNRCFPDCLVHAVSHYKEVVESNNFSVESYYYGKHKRAFLCIHPQ